Proteins from one Emys orbicularis isolate rEmyOrb1 chromosome 2, rEmyOrb1.hap1, whole genome shotgun sequence genomic window:
- the MCUR1 gene encoding mitochondrial calcium uniporter regulator 1, with product MDTTFKFSNSGCTARKRNLSVEYRQEPHILKKLELQEEALDLLGLEGEESVQTQLPNNHKNIDICKLIAEGMLKLGHDGDQQRYCMKANKLLQGYQKRGSDFRCAWSSCSSRQGGEAAAPPPHVTSTRPRRRLGDWKLPGFLHTLRAHARPLVTASAAPPGDAAPGAMLWSKGISGLGAAAAAGTGCLRHCGPRGERDLSISVASSLQTHSVKGKFSLSGSRKLFFDTHALVCLLEENGFTTQQSEIIVSALVKIMNTNMDVIYKDMVTKVQQEITLQQIMSHIGGVKKDMIILEKSEFSALRAENEKIKLELQLLKKQVMDEVIKVRADNKLGFNLEKSRVKELYSVNEKKLLEIRTEIVALHAQQDRALTRTDRKIDTEVAGLKTMLESHKLDNIKYLAGSVFTCLTVALGFYRLWI from the exons GAAGAAGCCTTGGATCTCCTCGGCCTggagggagaagagtctgtgcaaaCACAGTTACCAAATAACCATAAAAATATTGACATCTGCAAGTTGATAGCAGAGGGGATGCTGAAACTGGGGCATGATGGAGATCAGCAGCGGTACTGCATGAAAGCAAACAAACTTCTCCAGGGATACCAAAAG CGGGGGTCAGACTTCCGCTGTGCTTGGTCCTCCTGCTCCAGCCGCCAGGGCGGGGAGGCGGCCGCTCCGCCACCTCACGTGACATCCACGCGCCCGCGCCGTCGCCTTGGAGACTGGAAGCTGCCGGGCTTCCTCCACACGCTCCGGGCCCACGCGCGCCCGCTAGTAACCGCCTCCGCCGCGCCGCCAGGGGATGCGGCCCCCGGCGCCATGCTCTGGAGTAAAGGCATCAGCGGGCTCGGCGCTGCCGCCGCCGCGGGGACCGGCTGCCTGCGCCATTGCGGCCCGCGCGGGGAGCGGG ACTTAAGCATCTCTGTGGCATCATCTTTACAAACTCACAGTGTCAAGGGGAAATTTTCCTTATCGGGGAGTAGAAAGCTATTCTTTGACACCCATGCTTTAGTGTGCCTGTTGGAAGAAAATG GGTTCACTACTCAGCAATCAGAGATCATTGTATCTGCGTTAGTGAAAATTATGAACACCAACATGGATGTGATTTACAAGGACATGGTCACCAAAGTACAGCAG gaaatcacTCTTCAGCAAATAATGTCTCATATTGGTGGTGTGAAAAAGGATATGATTATTTTAGAAAAGAGTGAATTTTCAGCACTCCGAGCTGAAAATGAG aaaataaaacttgaACTCCAGCTGCTAAAGAAGCAAGTAATG GACGAAGTTATCAAAGTTCGTGCAGATAACAAATTAGGCTTCAATCTGGAGAAGAGCAGAGTAAAAGAACTG TATTCAGTTAATGAAAAAAAACTGCTGGAAATAAGGACAGAAATCGTGGCATTG CATGCACAACAAGACCGAGCTCTAACTCGAACAGATAGGAAAATAGACACAGAAGTTGCAGGACTGAAAACAATGTTGGAATCGCACAAACTTGATAATATTAAATACTTAGCAG GTTCAGTATTTACATGTCTTACTGTAGCACTGGGATTTTATCGTCTGTGGATATAA